The following coding sequences lie in one Mus musculus strain C57BL/6J chromosome 11, GRCm38.p6 C57BL/6J genomic window:
- the Ahsa2 gene encoding activator of 90 kDa heat shock protein ATPase homolog 2 isoform 1 (isoform 1 is encoded by transcript variant 1), translating into MAKWGQGDPRWIVEEREDGTNVNNWHWTERDATIWSKGKLRELLVGIAMENEAGRCEISELKQVEGEASCNSRKGKLIFFYEWNIKLAWKGTVKESGAKHKGLIEIPSLSEENEINDTEVNVSKKKGDGEILKDLMRTTGTAKVREALGEYLKALKTEFTTGMILPTKAVATQELTLQRKLNENKLQASPVALGVRIPTVALHLTELFDTTVEQLYSIFTVKELVQKFSKSPAVLEAERGGKFQMFDGNISGEYVELVTNRKIIMKWRCRNWPEEHYATVELNFVPAPGQTELQLDCKGVPVCKEENMKFCWQKQHFEEIKGLLELTAQNA; encoded by the exons ATGGCCAAGTGGGGCCAGGGGGACCCGCGCTGGATCGTGGAGGAGCGGGAGGACGGGACCAACGTGAACAACTGGCACTG GACAGAGCGGGATGCCACCATTTGGTCCAAGGGGAAGCTCCGAGAGCTCCTGGTTGGCATTGCTATGGAGAATGAGGCTGGCCGATGTGAGATCAGTGAGTTGAAACAGGTGGAAGGTGAGGCTTCATGTAACAGCCGCAAAGGGAAGCTTATTTTCTTCTATGAGTGGAACATCAAGCTGGCCTGGAAAG GTACAGTTAAAGAATCTGGTGCAAAACACAAGGGACTTATTGAAATACCCAGCCTTTCTGAAGAAAACGAAATCAATGACACTGAG GTGAACGTGAGTAAAAAGAAAGGAGATGGGGAAATACTGAAGGATCTCATGAGAACGACAGGCACCGCCAAGGTCAGGGAGGCCCTTGGAGAGTACCTGAAGGCACTCAAGACGG AATTTACAACAGGAATGATCTTACCAACAAAAGCTGTAGCAACCCAGGAACTGACTCTTCAGAGGAAACTGAATGAAAACAAGCTGCAG GCTTCTCCAGTGGCACTGGGTGTGAGGATTCCCACAGTAGCTTTGCACTTGACAGAGCTGTTTGACACGACAGTAGAACAGCTGTACAGTATCTTCACTGTAAAAGAA TTGGTGCAAAAATTCTCCAAATCTCCTGCTGTATTAGAAGCTGAAAGGGGAGGGAAATTCCAGATGTTTGACGGGAACATCAGTGGAGAATATGTGGAACTG GTAACAAATAGGAAAATCATCATGAAATGGAGATGTAGGAACTGGCCAGAAG AACACTATGCAACAGTTGAACTGAATTTTGTGCCTGCTCCAGGGCAAACGGAATTACAATTGGACTGCAAGGGAGTTCCTGTCTGTAAAGAGGAAAATATGAAATTCTGTTGGCAGAAGCAGCACTTCGAAGAAATAAAAGGTTTACTTGAGCTTACCGCCCAGAATGCTTGA
- the Ahsa2 gene encoding activator of 90 kDa heat shock protein ATPase homolog 2 isoform X3 encodes MILPTKAVATQELTLQRKLNENKLQASPVALGVRIPTVALHLTELFDTTVEQLYSIFTVKELVQKFSKSPAVLEAERGGKFQMFDGNISGEYVELVTNRKIIMKWRCRNWPEEHYATVELNFVPAPGQTELQLDCKGVPVCKEENMKFCWQKQHFEEIKGLLELTAQNA; translated from the exons ATGATCTTACCAACAAAAGCTGTAGCAACCCAGGAACTGACTCTTCAGAGGAAACTGAATGAAAACAAGCTGCAG GCTTCTCCAGTGGCACTGGGTGTGAGGATTCCCACAGTAGCTTTGCACTTGACAGAGCTGTTTGACACGACAGTAGAACAGCTGTACAGTATCTTCACTGTAAAAGAA TTGGTGCAAAAATTCTCCAAATCTCCTGCTGTATTAGAAGCTGAAAGGGGAGGGAAATTCCAGATGTTTGACGGGAACATCAGTGGAGAATATGTGGAACTG GTAACAAATAGGAAAATCATCATGAAATGGAGATGTAGGAACTGGCCAGAAG AACACTATGCAACAGTTGAACTGAATTTTGTGCCTGCTCCAGGGCAAACGGAATTACAATTGGACTGCAAGGGAGTTCCTGTCTGTAAAGAGGAAAATATGAAATTCTGTTGGCAGAAGCAGCACTTCGAAGAAATAAAAGGTTTACTTGAGCTTACCGCCCAGAATGCTTGA
- the Ahsa2 gene encoding activator of 90 kDa heat shock protein ATPase homolog 2 isoform X2: MAKWGQGDPRWIVEEREDGTNVNNWHWTERDATIWSKGKLRELLVGIAMENEAGRCEISELKQVEGEASCNSRKGKLIFFYEWNIKLAWKGTVKESGAKHKGLIEIPSLSEENEINDTEVNVSKKKGDGEILKDLMRTTGTAKVREALGEYLKALKTDYKLHEGMEGVCLVHCCISSI, translated from the exons ATGGCCAAGTGGGGCCAGGGGGACCCGCGCTGGATCGTGGAGGAGCGGGAGGACGGGACCAACGTGAACAACTGGCACTG GACAGAGCGGGATGCCACCATTTGGTCCAAGGGGAAGCTCCGAGAGCTCCTGGTTGGCATTGCTATGGAGAATGAGGCTGGCCGATGTGAGATCAGTGAGTTGAAACAGGTGGAAGGTGAGGCTTCATGTAACAGCCGCAAAGGGAAGCTTATTTTCTTCTATGAGTGGAACATCAAGCTGGCCTGGAAAG GTACAGTTAAAGAATCTGGTGCAAAACACAAGGGACTTATTGAAATACCCAGCCTTTCTGAAGAAAACGAAATCAATGACACTGAG GTGAACGTGAGTAAAAAGAAAGGAGATGGGGAAATACTGAAGGATCTCATGAGAACGACAGGCACCGCCAAGGTCAGGGAGGCCCTTGGAGAGTACCTGAAGGCACTCAAGACGG ACTATAAGCTCCATGAGGGCATGGAAGGTGTCTGTCTTGTTCACTGCTGTATCTCCAGCATCTAG
- the 1700093K21Rik gene encoding uncharacterized protein C2orf74 homolog: protein MAFETTAITFFFILLICFICILLLLAIFLYKCYRGHNHEEPLKTLCTGEGCVAANAEMDKPEDQDKVLMHFLNMGLPMKPSILVQKQSKEEMATSLGDNIKAEDYQKKQTYEPVNARETNHEGELAEKMPIHVHRSSDTGSQKRPLKGVTFSKEVIVVDLGNEYPTPRSYAREHKERK from the exons ATGGCCTTCGAGACCACAGCGATCACATTCTTCTTCATCCTGCTCATCTGCTTCATTTGTATCCTCCTCTTACTGGCAATTTTTCTATATAAATG TTACAGAGGTCACAACCATGAAGAGCCACTGAAGACCCTCTGTACAGGCGAAGGCTGCGTAGCTGCTAATGCAGAGATGGACAAACCCGAAGATCAAGACAA GGTCCTAATGCACTTTTTAAACATGGGCTTGCCGATGAAGCCTAGCATTCTTGTGCAAAAGCAGAGTAAGGAAGAGATGGCCACATCCTTAGGAGACAACATCAAGGCAGAAGACTACCAAAAGAAACAGACATATGAGCCTGTGAATGCTAGAGAAACCAACCATGAG GGTGAGCTTGCTGAGAAAATGCCCATACATGTCCACAGATCTTCAGATACAGGAAGCCAAAAAAGACCTTTAAAAGGAGTGACATTTTCTAAGGAGGTGATTGTTGTGGACCTTGGAAACGAATACCCTACACCTCGAAGCTATGCTCGAGAACATAAGGAGAGGAAATGA
- the Ahsa2 gene encoding activator of 90 kDa heat shock protein ATPase homolog 2 isoform X1, which produces MENEAGRCEISELKQVEGEASCNSRKGKLIFFYEWNIKLAWKGTVKESGAKHKGLIEIPSLSEENEINDTEVNVSKKKGDGEILKDLMRTTGTAKVREALGEYLKALKTEFTTGMILPTKAVATQELTLQRKLNENKLQASPVALGVRIPTVALHLTELFDTTVEQLYSIFTVKELVQKFSKSPAVLEAERGGKFQMFDGNISGEYVELVTNRKIIMKWRCRNWPEALGFFPRTLCNS; this is translated from the exons ATGGAGAATGAGGCTGGCCGATGTGAGATCAGTGAGTTGAAACAGGTGGAAGGTGAGGCTTCATGTAACAGCCGCAAAGGGAAGCTTATTTTCTTCTATGAGTGGAACATCAAGCTGGCCTGGAAAG GTACAGTTAAAGAATCTGGTGCAAAACACAAGGGACTTATTGAAATACCCAGCCTTTCTGAAGAAAACGAAATCAATGACACTGAG GTGAACGTGAGTAAAAAGAAAGGAGATGGGGAAATACTGAAGGATCTCATGAGAACGACAGGCACCGCCAAGGTCAGGGAGGCCCTTGGAGAGTACCTGAAGGCACTCAAGACGG AATTTACAACAGGAATGATCTTACCAACAAAAGCTGTAGCAACCCAGGAACTGACTCTTCAGAGGAAACTGAATGAAAACAAGCTGCAG GCTTCTCCAGTGGCACTGGGTGTGAGGATTCCCACAGTAGCTTTGCACTTGACAGAGCTGTTTGACACGACAGTAGAACAGCTGTACAGTATCTTCACTGTAAAAGAA TTGGTGCAAAAATTCTCCAAATCTCCTGCTGTATTAGAAGCTGAAAGGGGAGGGAAATTCCAGATGTTTGACGGGAACATCAGTGGAGAATATGTGGAACTG GTAACAAATAGGAAAATCATCATGAAATGGAGATGTAGGAACTGGCCAGAAG CTCTTGGTTTTTTCCCCAGAACACTATGCAACAGTTGA
- the Ahsa2 gene encoding activator of 90 kDa heat shock protein ATPase homolog 2 isoform 3 (isoform 3 is encoded by transcript variant 3) encodes MAKWGQGDPRWIVEEREDGTNVNNWHWTERDATIWSKGKLRELLVGIAMENEAGRCEISELKQVEGEASCNSRKGKLIFFYEWNIKLAWKGTVKESGAKHKGLIEIPSLSEENEINDTEVNVSKKKGDGEILKDLMRTTGTAKVREALGEYLKALKTEFTTGMILPTKAVATQELTLQRKLNENKLQASPVALGVRIPTVALHLTELFDTTVEQLYSIFTVKELVQKFSKSPAVLEAERGGKFQMFDGNISGEYVELVTNRKIIMKWRCRNWPEALGFFPRTLCNS; translated from the exons ATGGCCAAGTGGGGCCAGGGGGACCCGCGCTGGATCGTGGAGGAGCGGGAGGACGGGACCAACGTGAACAACTGGCACTG GACAGAGCGGGATGCCACCATTTGGTCCAAGGGGAAGCTCCGAGAGCTCCTGGTTGGCATTGCTATGGAGAATGAGGCTGGCCGATGTGAGATCAGTGAGTTGAAACAGGTGGAAGGTGAGGCTTCATGTAACAGCCGCAAAGGGAAGCTTATTTTCTTCTATGAGTGGAACATCAAGCTGGCCTGGAAAG GTACAGTTAAAGAATCTGGTGCAAAACACAAGGGACTTATTGAAATACCCAGCCTTTCTGAAGAAAACGAAATCAATGACACTGAG GTGAACGTGAGTAAAAAGAAAGGAGATGGGGAAATACTGAAGGATCTCATGAGAACGACAGGCACCGCCAAGGTCAGGGAGGCCCTTGGAGAGTACCTGAAGGCACTCAAGACGG AATTTACAACAGGAATGATCTTACCAACAAAAGCTGTAGCAACCCAGGAACTGACTCTTCAGAGGAAACTGAATGAAAACAAGCTGCAG GCTTCTCCAGTGGCACTGGGTGTGAGGATTCCCACAGTAGCTTTGCACTTGACAGAGCTGTTTGACACGACAGTAGAACAGCTGTACAGTATCTTCACTGTAAAAGAA TTGGTGCAAAAATTCTCCAAATCTCCTGCTGTATTAGAAGCTGAAAGGGGAGGGAAATTCCAGATGTTTGACGGGAACATCAGTGGAGAATATGTGGAACTG GTAACAAATAGGAAAATCATCATGAAATGGAGATGTAGGAACTGGCCAGAAG CTCTTGGTTTTTTCCCCAGAACACTATGCAACAGTTGA
- the Ahsa2 gene encoding activator of 90 kDa heat shock protein ATPase homolog 2 isoform 2 (isoform 2 is encoded by transcript variant 2), translating to MENEAGRCEISELKQVEGEASCNSRKGKLIFFYEWNIKLAWKGTVKESGAKHKGLIEIPSLSEENEINDTEVNVSKKKGDGEILKDLMRTTGTAKVREALGEYLKALKTEFTTGMILPTKAVATQELTLQRKLNENKLQASPVALGVRIPTVALHLTELFDTTVEQLYSIFTVKELVQKFSKSPAVLEAERGGKFQMFDGNISGEYVELVTNRKIIMKWRCRNWPEEHYATVELNFVPAPGQTELQLDCKGVPVCKEENMKFCWQKQHFEEIKGLLELTAQNA from the exons ATGGAGAATGAGGCTGGCCGATGTGAGATCAGTGAGTTGAAACAGGTGGAAGGTGAGGCTTCATGTAACAGCCGCAAAGGGAAGCTTATTTTCTTCTATGAGTGGAACATCAAGCTGGCCTGGAAAG GTACAGTTAAAGAATCTGGTGCAAAACACAAGGGACTTATTGAAATACCCAGCCTTTCTGAAGAAAACGAAATCAATGACACTGAG GTGAACGTGAGTAAAAAGAAAGGAGATGGGGAAATACTGAAGGATCTCATGAGAACGACAGGCACCGCCAAGGTCAGGGAGGCCCTTGGAGAGTACCTGAAGGCACTCAAGACGG AATTTACAACAGGAATGATCTTACCAACAAAAGCTGTAGCAACCCAGGAACTGACTCTTCAGAGGAAACTGAATGAAAACAAGCTGCAG GCTTCTCCAGTGGCACTGGGTGTGAGGATTCCCACAGTAGCTTTGCACTTGACAGAGCTGTTTGACACGACAGTAGAACAGCTGTACAGTATCTTCACTGTAAAAGAA TTGGTGCAAAAATTCTCCAAATCTCCTGCTGTATTAGAAGCTGAAAGGGGAGGGAAATTCCAGATGTTTGACGGGAACATCAGTGGAGAATATGTGGAACTG GTAACAAATAGGAAAATCATCATGAAATGGAGATGTAGGAACTGGCCAGAAG AACACTATGCAACAGTTGAACTGAATTTTGTGCCTGCTCCAGGGCAAACGGAATTACAATTGGACTGCAAGGGAGTTCCTGTCTGTAAAGAGGAAAATATGAAATTCTGTTGGCAGAAGCAGCACTTCGAAGAAATAAAAGGTTTACTTGAGCTTACCGCCCAGAATGCTTGA
- the 1700093K21Rik gene encoding uncharacterized protein C2orf74 homolog isoform X1 encodes MFTQSDTGKIEEIFTTNTMAFETTAITFFFILLICFICILLLLAIFLYKCYRGHNHEEPLKTLCTGEGCVAANAEMDKPEDQDKVLMHFLNMGLPMKPSILVQKQSKEEMATSLGDNIKAEDYQKKQTYEPVNARETNHEGELAEKMPIHVHRSSDTGSQKRPLKGVTFSKEVIVVDLGNEYPTPRSYAREHKERK; translated from the exons ATGTTTACGCAAAGTGACACTGGGAAAATAGAGGAGATTTTCACAACGAACACCATGGCCTTCGAGACCACAGCGATCACATTCTTCTTCATCCTGCTCATCTGCTTCATTTGTATCCTCCTCTTACTGGCAATTTTTCTATATAAATG TTACAGAGGTCACAACCATGAAGAGCCACTGAAGACCCTCTGTACAGGCGAAGGCTGCGTAGCTGCTAATGCAGAGATGGACAAACCCGAAGATCAAGACAA GGTCCTAATGCACTTTTTAAACATGGGCTTGCCGATGAAGCCTAGCATTCTTGTGCAAAAGCAGAGTAAGGAAGAGATGGCCACATCCTTAGGAGACAACATCAAGGCAGAAGACTACCAAAAGAAACAGACATATGAGCCTGTGAATGCTAGAGAAACCAACCATGAG GGTGAGCTTGCTGAGAAAATGCCCATACATGTCCACAGATCTTCAGATACAGGAAGCCAAAAAAGACCTTTAAAAGGAGTGACATTTTCTAAGGAGGTGATTGTTGTGGACCTTGGAAACGAATACCCTACACCTCGAAGCTATGCTCGAGAACATAAGGAGAGGAAATGA